In Mauremys reevesii isolate NIE-2019 linkage group 16, ASM1616193v1, whole genome shotgun sequence, a single window of DNA contains:
- the SETD6 gene encoding N-lysine methyltransferase SETD6 isoform X1, translated as MATAAKRPKQVAAGGSPAEDGRADPLSGFLDWCEKVGLELSPKVYVSKEGTVSDYGLLAREDLQIGEVLFTVPRAALLSQNTTSIRSLLEKDQASLESQSGWVPLLLSLLHEYTASNSHWRPYFSLWPDFSSLDHPMFWPEEERVRLLQGTGILEAVDKDLANIQLEYTSIILPFMESHLDLFDPKLHTPELYRRLVAFVMAYSFQEPLDEEDEDEKEPNPPMMVPMADILNHVANHNANLEYSLECLKMVTTQPISKGQEIFNTYGQMANWQLMHMYGFAEPYPGNTDDTADIQMVTVRRAALQGASTEAERQLVSEQWDFLCQLEMVGEEGAFVIGWEEVLTEEELSMTLKVLCMAAEEFKEFKEHEGWEDDTEDEESFTLSNETIPRLKASWKKLLHDSALLTLESYSSDLKAEQDLLNDKVAYGKLSLREQQALQVRYGQKRILHQLLELTS; from the exons GTTGGAGCTCAGCCCAAAG GTCTACGTGAGCAAAGAGGGCACAGTGTCAGACTACGGCCTGTTGGCCAGAGAGGACCTCCAGATCGGAGAAGTCCTCTTCACCGTTCCAAGAGCCGCGCTCCTGTCCCAGAACACCACCTCCATCCGGTCCCTCTTGGAAAAAG ACCAAGCATCCCTGGAGAGTCAGTCTGGCTGGGTGCCTCTCCTTCTGTCTTTGCTGCATGAATACACGGCCAGCAACTCCCACTGGCGTCCCTACTTCTCGCTCTGGCCTGACTTCAGCAGCCTGGATCACCCCATGTTCTG GCCTGAAGAAGAGAGGGTGAGGCTCCTACAAGGCACTGGCATCCTAGAAGCGGTGGACAAAGACCTGGCCAACATCCAGCTGGAGTACACCTCCATCATCCTGCCCTTCATGGAGTCCCACCTGGACCTCTTTGACCCCAAGCTGCATACGCCGGAGCTGTACCGGAGGCTGGTGGCGTTCGTCATGGCCTACAG CTTCCAGGAGCCCCTGGATGAGGAAGACGAGGATGAGAAGGAGCCCAACCCGCCCATGATGGTGCCCATGGCTGACATTTTGAATCACGTGGCCAATCACAATGCCAACCTGGAATATTCCCTG GAGTGTTTGAAAATGGTCACCACGCAGCCCATCAGCAAAGGCCAAGAGATCTTCAATACCTACGGCCAGATGGCCAACTGGCAACTCATGCACATGTACGGCTTTGCTGAGCCGTACCCCGGCAACACGGACGACACTGCCGACATCCAGATGGTGACGGTGCGCAGGGCTGCTCTGCAGG GTGCCAGCACTGAAGCGGAGCGGCAGCTGGTCTCTGAGCAGTGggatttcctttgccagctggaGATGGTGGGGGAAGAAGGAGCCTTTGTGATTGGCTGGGAGGAAGTGTTGACGGAGGAAGAGCTCTCCATGACATTGAAG GTGCTGTGTATGGCTGCAGAGGAATTCAAAGAGTTTAAAGAGCACGAGGGCTGGGAAGACGACACAGAGGATGAAGAGAGCTTTACTTTGTCTAACGAGACAATACCCAGACTCAAAGCCTCATGGAAGAAGCTTCTCCATGACAGTGCGCTGCTGACGCTGGAGTCTTACAGCTCAGACCTGAAAGCAGAGCAGGACTTGCTAAATGACAAGGTGGCTTATGGCAAACTAAGCCTGAGAGAGCAGCAGGCCTTGCAAGTGCGCTATGGGCAGAAGAGGATCTTGCACCAATTGCTGGAGCTGACAAGCTAG
- the SETD6 gene encoding N-lysine methyltransferase SETD6 isoform X2: MATAAKRPKVAAGGSPAEDGRADPLSGFLDWCEKVGLELSPKVYVSKEGTVSDYGLLAREDLQIGEVLFTVPRAALLSQNTTSIRSLLEKDQASLESQSGWVPLLLSLLHEYTASNSHWRPYFSLWPDFSSLDHPMFWPEEERVRLLQGTGILEAVDKDLANIQLEYTSIILPFMESHLDLFDPKLHTPELYRRLVAFVMAYSFQEPLDEEDEDEKEPNPPMMVPMADILNHVANHNANLEYSLECLKMVTTQPISKGQEIFNTYGQMANWQLMHMYGFAEPYPGNTDDTADIQMVTVRRAALQGASTEAERQLVSEQWDFLCQLEMVGEEGAFVIGWEEVLTEEELSMTLKVLCMAAEEFKEFKEHEGWEDDTEDEESFTLSNETIPRLKASWKKLLHDSALLTLESYSSDLKAEQDLLNDKVAYGKLSLREQQALQVRYGQKRILHQLLELTS, from the exons GTTGGAGCTCAGCCCAAAG GTCTACGTGAGCAAAGAGGGCACAGTGTCAGACTACGGCCTGTTGGCCAGAGAGGACCTCCAGATCGGAGAAGTCCTCTTCACCGTTCCAAGAGCCGCGCTCCTGTCCCAGAACACCACCTCCATCCGGTCCCTCTTGGAAAAAG ACCAAGCATCCCTGGAGAGTCAGTCTGGCTGGGTGCCTCTCCTTCTGTCTTTGCTGCATGAATACACGGCCAGCAACTCCCACTGGCGTCCCTACTTCTCGCTCTGGCCTGACTTCAGCAGCCTGGATCACCCCATGTTCTG GCCTGAAGAAGAGAGGGTGAGGCTCCTACAAGGCACTGGCATCCTAGAAGCGGTGGACAAAGACCTGGCCAACATCCAGCTGGAGTACACCTCCATCATCCTGCCCTTCATGGAGTCCCACCTGGACCTCTTTGACCCCAAGCTGCATACGCCGGAGCTGTACCGGAGGCTGGTGGCGTTCGTCATGGCCTACAG CTTCCAGGAGCCCCTGGATGAGGAAGACGAGGATGAGAAGGAGCCCAACCCGCCCATGATGGTGCCCATGGCTGACATTTTGAATCACGTGGCCAATCACAATGCCAACCTGGAATATTCCCTG GAGTGTTTGAAAATGGTCACCACGCAGCCCATCAGCAAAGGCCAAGAGATCTTCAATACCTACGGCCAGATGGCCAACTGGCAACTCATGCACATGTACGGCTTTGCTGAGCCGTACCCCGGCAACACGGACGACACTGCCGACATCCAGATGGTGACGGTGCGCAGGGCTGCTCTGCAGG GTGCCAGCACTGAAGCGGAGCGGCAGCTGGTCTCTGAGCAGTGggatttcctttgccagctggaGATGGTGGGGGAAGAAGGAGCCTTTGTGATTGGCTGGGAGGAAGTGTTGACGGAGGAAGAGCTCTCCATGACATTGAAG GTGCTGTGTATGGCTGCAGAGGAATTCAAAGAGTTTAAAGAGCACGAGGGCTGGGAAGACGACACAGAGGATGAAGAGAGCTTTACTTTGTCTAACGAGACAATACCCAGACTCAAAGCCTCATGGAAGAAGCTTCTCCATGACAGTGCGCTGCTGACGCTGGAGTCTTACAGCTCAGACCTGAAAGCAGAGCAGGACTTGCTAAATGACAAGGTGGCTTATGGCAAACTAAGCCTGAGAGAGCAGCAGGCCTTGCAAGTGCGCTATGGGCAGAAGAGGATCTTGCACCAATTGCTGGAGCTGACAAGCTAG